One genomic segment of Myxocyprinus asiaticus isolate MX2 ecotype Aquarium Trade chromosome 14, UBuf_Myxa_2, whole genome shotgun sequence includes these proteins:
- the LOC127451456 gene encoding sarcoplasmic/endoplasmic reticulum calcium ATPase 1-like isoform X1, whose product MENAHAKETAECLAYFGVSETTGLSPDQVKKNQAKYGFNELPAEEGKTIWELVVEQFEDLLVRILLLAACISFVLAWFEEGEETVTAFVEPFVILLILIANAVVGVWQERNAESAIEALKEYEPEMGKVYRADRKSVQRIKAREIVPGDIVEISVGDKVPADIRITAIRSTTLRVDQSILTGESVSVIKHTESVPDPRAVNQDKKNMLFSGTNIAAGRAIGVAVATGVSTEIGKIRDQMAATEQEKTPLQQKLDEFGEQLSKVISLICVAVWLINIGHFNDPVHGGSWIRGAVYYFKIAVALAVAAIPEGLPAVITTCLALGTRRMAKKNAIVRSLPSVETLGCTSVICSDKTGTLTTNQMCVTKMFIIEKVDGESVSLDQYDISGSKYTPEGEVTKNGLPVKCGKYDGLVELATICALCNDSSLDYNESKGIYEKVGEATETALCCLVEKMNVFNTEVRGLSKVERANACCSVIKQLMRKDFTLEFSRDRKSMSVYCSPAKAPKASVGNKMFIKGAPEGVIDRCAYVRVGTTRVPLTGPVKDKIMSVIKEWGTGRDTLRCLALATRDSPLRQDEMNLEDSTKFVEYETDLTFVGCVGMLDPPRKEVMGSIELCKAAGIRVIMITGDNKGTAVAICRRIGIFSDDEDVTGRAFTGREFDDLPLAQQREAVRKACCYARVEPSHKSKIVEFLQGFDEITAMTGDGVNDAPALKKAEIGIAMGSGTAVAKSASEMVLADDNFSSIVAAVEEGRAIYNNMKQFIRYLISSNVGEVVCIFLTAALGLPEALIPVQLLWVNLVTDGLPATALGFNPPDLDIMGKAPRSPKEPLISGWLFFRYLAIGGYVGAATVGAAAWWFIYSDDGPMVSFYQLSHFMQCTADNEDFAGIECEVFEAAPPMTMALSVLVTIEMCNALNSLSENQSLVRMPPWSNLWLVGAMTLSMSLHFMIIYVDPLPMIFKLTHLSVDQWVVVLKLSIPVIFLDELLKFVARNYLELKDENLVSKKWD is encoded by the exons ATGGAGAACGCACACGCTAAGGAAACGGCCGAATGCTTGGCCTACTTCGGTGTGAGCGAGACCACAGGCCTCTCTCCAGACCAGGTCAAGAAAAACCAGGCCAAGTATGGATTCAATG AGCTGCCAGCCGAGGAGG GTAAGACCATTTGGGAGCTAGTGGTTGAACAGTTTGAAGATCTCTTGGTCAGGATTCTGCTGTTGGCTGCTTGCATATCTTTT GTACTGGCCTGGTTTGAGGAAGGCGAGGAAACCGTCACTGCTTTTGTTGAGCCTTTTGTCATCCTTCTCATCCTTATCGCCAATGCTGTGGTCGGAGTGTGGCAG GAGCGTAATGCAGAGAGCGCCATCGAGGCTCTAAAGGAGTACGAGCCAGAGATGGGCAAAGTTTACCGTGCTGACAGAAAGAGCGTACAGAGGATCAAAGCCAGAGAGATTGTCCCTGGAGACATTGTGGAGATCTCAG TTGGTGATAAAGTCCCTGCTGATATCAGAATCACTGCCATCCGCTCCACAACCCTGCGTGTGGACCAGTCCATCCTCACTG GTGAATCCGTCAGTGTGATTAAACACACAGAGTCTGTTCCTGACCCCAGGGCTGTCAACCAGGATAAGAAGAACATGCTTTTCTCT gGCACCAACATCGCTGCTGGCAGGGCTATTGGAGTTGCGGTTGCCACCGGTGTCTCCACTGAGATCGGTAAGATCCGTGACCAGATGGCTGCCACTGAGCAGGAGAAAACCCCCCTGCAGCAGAAGCTGGATGAGTTCGGTGAGCAGCTCTCCAAAGTCATCTCCCTCATCTGTGTGGCTGTCTGGCTCATCAACATTGGCCATTTTAACGACCCCGTCCATGGTGGCTCCTGGATCCGTGGTGCCGTCTACTACTTCAAGATCGCTGTGGCCCTCGCCGTGGCTGCCATCCCAGAGG GTCTGCCAGCTGTCATCACCACCTGCCTAGCTCTGGGAACCCGCCGCATGGCTAAGAAGAACGCTATTGTCCGTTCTCTTCCCTCTGTAGAGACTCTTGGCTGCACCTCTGTCATTTGCTCAGACAAGACTGGCACCCTCACCACCAACCAGATGTGTGTTACAAAG ATGTTCATCATTGAGAAAGTGGATGGTGAATCTGTGAGTCTTGACCAGTATGACATTTCTGGCTCCAAGTACACACCAGAGGGAGAAGT TACTAAgaatggacttcctgtcaagtgtGGCAAATACGATGGCCTTGTTGAGCTGGCAACCATTTGCGCCTTGTGCAATGACTCCTCTCTGGACTACAATGAG TCTAAAGGTATCTATGAGAAAGTGGGTGAGGCCACAGAGACTGCCCTGTGCTGCCTGGTTGAAAAGATGAACGTGTTCAACACAGAGGTCCGTGGCCTGTCCAAGGTGGAGAGAGCCAATGCATGCTGCTCT GTAATCAAGCAACTGATGAGGAAGGACTTCACTCTTGAGTTCTCCCGTGACAGGAAGTCCATGTCCGTCTACTGCTCCCCTGCCAAGGCCCCCAAGGCCTCTGTTGGCAACAAGATGTTTATCAAG GGCGCTCCTGAGGGTGTGATTGACAGATGTGCCTATGTGCGTGTTGGCACCACCCGTGTGCCCCTGACTGGCCCAGTTAAGGATAAGATCATGTCTGTGATCAAGGAATGGGGCACTGGACGTGATACCCTCCGCTGCTTGGCCCTGGCAACCCGTGACAGCCCTCTGAGACAGGACGAAATGAACCTGGAGGACTCCACTAAGTTTGTTGAATATGAG ACTGATCTCACCTTTGTGGGATGTGTCGGTATGCTGGACCCCCCTCGTAAAGAGGTCATGGGCTCCATTGAACTCTGTAAAGCTGCTGGCATACGTGTTATCATGATTACAG GTGATAACAAGGGTACTGCTGTGGCTATCTGCCGTCGTATTGGCATCTTCAGCGATGATGAAGATGTGACCGGCCGTGCTTTCACCGGCCGGGAGTTTGATGACCTGCCTCTGGCCCAGCAGAGAGAGGCAGTGCGCAAGGCCTGCTGTTATGCCCGTGTCGAGCCCTCCCACAAAAGCAAGATCGTTGAGTTTCTTCAGGGCTTTGATGAGATCACTGCCATG ACTGGTGATGGTGTGAATGATGCTCCTGCCCTGAAGAAGGCAGAGATTGGCATTGCCATGGGCTCTGGCACTGCTGTTGCCAAGTCAGCCTCTGAGATGGTCCTGGCCGACGACAACTTCTCCAGCATTGTGGCTGCTGTTGAGGAGGGCAGAGCCATTTACAACAACATGAAGCAGTTCATCCGCTACCTCATCTCCTCCAACGTCGGAGAGGTCGTGTG CATTTTTCTGACTGCTGCTCTTGGTCTGCCTGAGGCTCTGATCCCAGTTCAGCTATTGTGGGTGAACTTGGTGACTGATGGTCTTCCTGCCACCGCTCTGGGCTTCAACCCTCCTGATCTGGACATCATGGGCAAGGCTCCCCGCTCCCCCAAAGAGCCCCTGATCTCTGGCTGGCTATTCTTCAGATATCTGGCCATTGGAG GTTATGTTGGTGCTGCAACGGTGGGTGCGGCTGCCTGGTGGTTCATTTACTCTGACGATGGCCCCATGGTCTCCTTCTACCAGCTG TCCCACTTCATGCAGTGCACTGCTGACAATGAGGACTTTGCTGGCATTGAATGTgaagtgtttgaggctgctcCACCCATGACCATGGCTCTGTCTGTGCTGGTCACCATTGAGATGTGCAATGCCCTCAACAG CTTGTCTGAAAATCAGTCTCTGGTGCGTATGCCTCCATGGAGCAACTTGTGGTTGGTGGGAGCCATGACTCTCTCCATGTCTCTGCACTTCATGATCATCTATGTGGACCCTCTGCCC ATGATCTTCAAGCTAACCCATCTCTCCGTGGACCAGTGGGTTGTGGTGCTCAAGCTCTCAATTCCTGTTATCTTTCTTGACGAGCTACTCAAGTTTGTCGCTCGCAACTACCTGGAGC TGAAAGATGAGAATCTAGTGTCCAAAAAATGGGACTGA
- the LOC127451456 gene encoding sarcoplasmic/endoplasmic reticulum calcium ATPase 1-like isoform X2, whose protein sequence is MENAHAKETAECLAYFGVSETTGLSPDQVKKNQAKYGFNELPAEEGKTIWELVVEQFEDLLVRILLLAACISFVLAWFEEGEETVTAFVEPFVILLILIANAVVGVWQERNAESAIEALKEYEPEMGKVYRADRKSVQRIKAREIVPGDIVEISVGDKVPADIRITAIRSTTLRVDQSILTGESVSVIKHTESVPDPRAVNQDKKNMLFSGTNIAAGRAIGVAVATGVSTEIGKIRDQMAATEQEKTPLQQKLDEFGEQLSKVISLICVAVWLINIGHFNDPVHGGSWIRGAVYYFKIAVALAVAAIPEGLPAVITTCLALGTRRMAKKNAIVRSLPSVETLGCTSVICSDKTGTLTTNQMCVTKMFIIEKVDGESVSLDQYDISGSKYTPEGEVTKNGLPVKCGKYDGLVELATICALCNDSSLDYNESKGIYEKVGEATETALCCLVEKMNVFNTEVRGLSKVERANACCSVIKQLMRKDFTLEFSRDRKSMSVYCSPAKAPKASVGNKMFIKGAPEGVIDRCAYVRVGTTRVPLTGPVKDKIMSVIKEWGTGRDTLRCLALATRDSPLRQDEMNLEDSTKFVEYETDLTFVGCVGMLDPPRKEVMGSIELCKAAGIRVIMITGDNKGTAVAICRRIGIFSDDEDVTGRAFTGREFDDLPLAQQREAVRKACCYARVEPSHKSKIVEFLQGFDEITAMTGDGVNDAPALKKAEIGIAMGSGTAVAKSASEMVLADDNFSSIVAAVEEGRAIYNNMKQFIRYLISSNVGEVVCIFLTAALGLPEALIPVQLLWVNLVTDGLPATALGFNPPDLDIMGKAPRSPKEPLISGWLFFRYLAIGGYVGAATVGAAAWWFIYSDDGPMVSFYQLSHFMQCTADNEDFAGIECEVFEAAPPMTMALSVLVTIEMCNALNSLSENQSLVRMPPWSNLWLVGAMTLSMSLHFMIIYVDPLPMIFKLTHLSVDQWVVVLKLSIPVIFLDELLKFVARNYLEP, encoded by the exons ATGGAGAACGCACACGCTAAGGAAACGGCCGAATGCTTGGCCTACTTCGGTGTGAGCGAGACCACAGGCCTCTCTCCAGACCAGGTCAAGAAAAACCAGGCCAAGTATGGATTCAATG AGCTGCCAGCCGAGGAGG GTAAGACCATTTGGGAGCTAGTGGTTGAACAGTTTGAAGATCTCTTGGTCAGGATTCTGCTGTTGGCTGCTTGCATATCTTTT GTACTGGCCTGGTTTGAGGAAGGCGAGGAAACCGTCACTGCTTTTGTTGAGCCTTTTGTCATCCTTCTCATCCTTATCGCCAATGCTGTGGTCGGAGTGTGGCAG GAGCGTAATGCAGAGAGCGCCATCGAGGCTCTAAAGGAGTACGAGCCAGAGATGGGCAAAGTTTACCGTGCTGACAGAAAGAGCGTACAGAGGATCAAAGCCAGAGAGATTGTCCCTGGAGACATTGTGGAGATCTCAG TTGGTGATAAAGTCCCTGCTGATATCAGAATCACTGCCATCCGCTCCACAACCCTGCGTGTGGACCAGTCCATCCTCACTG GTGAATCCGTCAGTGTGATTAAACACACAGAGTCTGTTCCTGACCCCAGGGCTGTCAACCAGGATAAGAAGAACATGCTTTTCTCT gGCACCAACATCGCTGCTGGCAGGGCTATTGGAGTTGCGGTTGCCACCGGTGTCTCCACTGAGATCGGTAAGATCCGTGACCAGATGGCTGCCACTGAGCAGGAGAAAACCCCCCTGCAGCAGAAGCTGGATGAGTTCGGTGAGCAGCTCTCCAAAGTCATCTCCCTCATCTGTGTGGCTGTCTGGCTCATCAACATTGGCCATTTTAACGACCCCGTCCATGGTGGCTCCTGGATCCGTGGTGCCGTCTACTACTTCAAGATCGCTGTGGCCCTCGCCGTGGCTGCCATCCCAGAGG GTCTGCCAGCTGTCATCACCACCTGCCTAGCTCTGGGAACCCGCCGCATGGCTAAGAAGAACGCTATTGTCCGTTCTCTTCCCTCTGTAGAGACTCTTGGCTGCACCTCTGTCATTTGCTCAGACAAGACTGGCACCCTCACCACCAACCAGATGTGTGTTACAAAG ATGTTCATCATTGAGAAAGTGGATGGTGAATCTGTGAGTCTTGACCAGTATGACATTTCTGGCTCCAAGTACACACCAGAGGGAGAAGT TACTAAgaatggacttcctgtcaagtgtGGCAAATACGATGGCCTTGTTGAGCTGGCAACCATTTGCGCCTTGTGCAATGACTCCTCTCTGGACTACAATGAG TCTAAAGGTATCTATGAGAAAGTGGGTGAGGCCACAGAGACTGCCCTGTGCTGCCTGGTTGAAAAGATGAACGTGTTCAACACAGAGGTCCGTGGCCTGTCCAAGGTGGAGAGAGCCAATGCATGCTGCTCT GTAATCAAGCAACTGATGAGGAAGGACTTCACTCTTGAGTTCTCCCGTGACAGGAAGTCCATGTCCGTCTACTGCTCCCCTGCCAAGGCCCCCAAGGCCTCTGTTGGCAACAAGATGTTTATCAAG GGCGCTCCTGAGGGTGTGATTGACAGATGTGCCTATGTGCGTGTTGGCACCACCCGTGTGCCCCTGACTGGCCCAGTTAAGGATAAGATCATGTCTGTGATCAAGGAATGGGGCACTGGACGTGATACCCTCCGCTGCTTGGCCCTGGCAACCCGTGACAGCCCTCTGAGACAGGACGAAATGAACCTGGAGGACTCCACTAAGTTTGTTGAATATGAG ACTGATCTCACCTTTGTGGGATGTGTCGGTATGCTGGACCCCCCTCGTAAAGAGGTCATGGGCTCCATTGAACTCTGTAAAGCTGCTGGCATACGTGTTATCATGATTACAG GTGATAACAAGGGTACTGCTGTGGCTATCTGCCGTCGTATTGGCATCTTCAGCGATGATGAAGATGTGACCGGCCGTGCTTTCACCGGCCGGGAGTTTGATGACCTGCCTCTGGCCCAGCAGAGAGAGGCAGTGCGCAAGGCCTGCTGTTATGCCCGTGTCGAGCCCTCCCACAAAAGCAAGATCGTTGAGTTTCTTCAGGGCTTTGATGAGATCACTGCCATG ACTGGTGATGGTGTGAATGATGCTCCTGCCCTGAAGAAGGCAGAGATTGGCATTGCCATGGGCTCTGGCACTGCTGTTGCCAAGTCAGCCTCTGAGATGGTCCTGGCCGACGACAACTTCTCCAGCATTGTGGCTGCTGTTGAGGAGGGCAGAGCCATTTACAACAACATGAAGCAGTTCATCCGCTACCTCATCTCCTCCAACGTCGGAGAGGTCGTGTG CATTTTTCTGACTGCTGCTCTTGGTCTGCCTGAGGCTCTGATCCCAGTTCAGCTATTGTGGGTGAACTTGGTGACTGATGGTCTTCCTGCCACCGCTCTGGGCTTCAACCCTCCTGATCTGGACATCATGGGCAAGGCTCCCCGCTCCCCCAAAGAGCCCCTGATCTCTGGCTGGCTATTCTTCAGATATCTGGCCATTGGAG GTTATGTTGGTGCTGCAACGGTGGGTGCGGCTGCCTGGTGGTTCATTTACTCTGACGATGGCCCCATGGTCTCCTTCTACCAGCTG TCCCACTTCATGCAGTGCACTGCTGACAATGAGGACTTTGCTGGCATTGAATGTgaagtgtttgaggctgctcCACCCATGACCATGGCTCTGTCTGTGCTGGTCACCATTGAGATGTGCAATGCCCTCAACAG CTTGTCTGAAAATCAGTCTCTGGTGCGTATGCCTCCATGGAGCAACTTGTGGTTGGTGGGAGCCATGACTCTCTCCATGTCTCTGCACTTCATGATCATCTATGTGGACCCTCTGCCC ATGATCTTCAAGCTAACCCATCTCTCCGTGGACCAGTGGGTTGTGGTGCTCAAGCTCTCAATTCCTGTTATCTTTCTTGACGAGCTACTCAAGTTTGTCGCTCGCAACTACCTGGAGC CTTAA
- the rabep2 gene encoding rab GTPase-binding effector protein 2: protein MEVLDTPASRNENNDDGDLQTQLIECRAQLEHWQGVARICEVGKQEELQALQKQCDQEILSLQEALRETAAQYEARISALQSEQAQWRRAALHHDGKGIVKKGKVEGTSPPTYGPQGNYSPPRGAESEGSGSDSDQLELLAEVSDAETTGLMMDYFPQHCDSASLSSFSMDTPSFSRHPPPQDDTASLISTGTLVPEAIYLPPPGHRLVTHSDWDNLQAQLVELQEEVTELRKQKAELEKELDVQSTETQKQLSVLQSQVQMSEAVLQDLQKSFSQSQSAVQCRLAELSYSQKRVCNELSKLKGEDTEVDEGTEDTLPPLTPTLQAAHCEERLRIEIVNLQEQLETRTEESEILEVKLASLKVETDRMQNQKEKLEARLHECRTEVQGLRVALSHLQKENKTLIQEKTVLQQQCLELRSQVISLRSQLDTSQTVQKDFVQLSQSLQVKLEQIRQAESLNQVKQILGEEIEEYTDSPADAT, encoded by the exons ATGGAAGTGTTGGACACGCCAGCATCGCGAAACGAGAATAACGATG ACGGAGATCTGCAGACCCAGCTAATCGAGTGCAGAGCCCAGCTAGAACACTGGCAGGGTGTGGCAAGGATCTGTGAAGTTGGCAAACAGGAGGAGCTGCAGGCTCTGCAAAAACAATGTGACCAGGAGATTCTGTCACTACAGGAGGCTCTGAGAG AAACTGCTGCTCAGTATGAGGCCAGAATATCAGCCCTTCAGTCAGAGCAAGCGCAGTGGAGGAGAGCCGCTCTGCACCATGACGGCAAG GGCATTGTTAAAAAGGGCAAGGTGGAGGGTACCTCTCCCCCTACTTATGGACCACAGGGCAACTATTCTCCCCCACGGGGGGCTGAATCTGAGGGCTCAGGGTCAGACTCTGATCAACTGGAATTGTTGGCAGAGGTGTCAGATGCAGAGACCACAGGCCTTATGATGGACTACTTCCCCCAGCACTGTGACTCTGCCTCCCTCTCATCCTTTTCTATGGACACGCCCTCTTTTTCCAGACATCCGCCCCCTCAGGATGACACCGCCTCCCTGATTTCTACAGGAACGCTGGTGCCTGAAGCAATCTACCTGCCACCACCTGGGCACAGACTTGTCACTCATTCCGACTGGGACAATCTGCAAGCACAG CTTGTAGAGCTTCAGGAGGAGGTGACAGAGCTTAGAAAGCAGAAAGCTGAGCTGGAGAAAGAATTGGATGTGCAAAGCACAGAGACCCAAAAACAG TTATCAGTGCTTCAGTCTCAGGTGCAAATGTCTGAGGCCGTTCTTCAAGACCTACAGAAATCTTTTAGCCAATCTCAAAGTGCTGTTCAGTGCAGATTG GCAGAACTGTCTTACTCTCAAAAGAGGGTTTGTAATGAACTCTCTAAGTTGAAAGGCGAAGACACTGAGGTGGATGAAGGAACAGAAGATACCCTTCCACCCCTCACTCCAACATTACAG gcagctcactgtgAGGAGAGACTTCGTATTGAAATAGTGAACCTACAGGAGCAGCTGGAGACACGCACAGAAGAGAGCG AGATTTTAGAAG TCAAGCTTGCCAGCCTGAAAGTAGAGACGGACCGCATGCAGAACCAAAAAGAAAAG TTGGAGGCTAGGCTGCATGAGTGTCGTACAGAGGTGCAGGGCCTTCGGGTTGCGCTCTCTCACCTTCAGAAAGAGAACAAAACACTCATCCAGGAGAAG aCGGTGTTACAGCAGCAGTGTTTGGAGTTGCGCAGTCAGGTGATCAGTCTGCGCTCTCAACTAGACACTAGTCAGACTGTACAGAAGGATTTTGTGCAGCTCTCGCAGTCACTGCAG GTGAAATTGGAGCAGATTCGCCAAGCAGAATCATTGAACCAAGTCAAGCAAATTCTAGGAGAGGAGATTGAAGAATACACTGATTCACCTGCAGATGCAACATGA
- the LOC127451470 gene encoding uncharacterized protein LOC127451470 isoform X1 produces the protein MSGKIKSRSAANAESIAGSVSCDERILRECHQMYTEPDSGLMAIAQSVGVTLLPPRKKITVMLMGNHSAGKSTFINWYVEEHIQRTGVAIETQGFSFVTSGRKRESLTGNATLHLYPHFKPLQDFKGVSEYLSTEVCTSRQKRFSLVTFVDSPGLVDGDMKYPFDVDQAILWLGELCDLILVFFDPMGQALCKRTLNIVEKLNDKQGDRLHFYLSKADEAGGESDRQRVMMQIVQELCKRPGLNKCGFDMPTIYVPNPNKPSRCVNQIEEVCRTIEKTINQTVQNTLNSLEKDCNLITEAITDALDNDRQCSIENCRARFKGCLLGMLGFTVPLLLLAVLVLGSLSREVLELMLGHNGTEALSLYVSPAVKVFDSLTVEVQLYSCAGLVLLSFIFLVLARFSFRTKPSLSGKQKRQLQEKLEYVQEVVKTRKKNLYEEYLRQSVGDQDMN, from the exons GACTGATGGCAATAGCCCAGTCTGTTGGGGTAACCCTGCTGCCTCCACGTAAAAAGATAACTGTGATGTTGATGGGGAATCACTCGGCTGGAAAAAGCACCTTTATCAACTG GTATGTGGAGGAGCATATCCAAAGGACAGGGGTTGCTATAGAGACACAGGGTTTCAGCTTTGTTACAAGCGGGCGAAAAAGAGAATCGCTCACG GGAAACGCAACGCTACATCTATATCCCCACTTCAAACCACTACAGGACTTTAAAG GAGTGTCGGAATACCTTAGCACTGAAGTTTGTACTTCACGACAGAAACGTTTTAGCTTGGTGACTTTTGTTGACAGTCCTGGACTGGTGGATGGAGATATGAAGTACCCCTTTGATGTGGACCAAGCCATCCTCTGGCTTG GTGAGCTGTGTGACCTGATCCTGGTCTTTTTTGACCCGATGGGACAGGCTTTATGTAAGCGCACGCTCAACATTGTGGAGAAACTGAATGACAAGCAAGGAGATCGCCTTCATTTCTATCTCAGCAAAGCTGATGAGGCTGGAGGGGAGTCTGACCGACAG AGAGTTATGATGCAGATCGTGCAGGAGCTTTGCAAGCGTCCTGGACTTAACAAGTGTGGCTTTGACATGCCCACCATCTACGTTCCCAACCCAAATAAG CCCAGCCGATGTGTCAATCAAATTGAAGAGGTGTGTCGGACCATAGAGAAGACCATTAACCAGACTGTACAGAACACGCTAAACTCACTGGAGAAGGATTGTAACCTCATCACTGAGGCCATCACTGATGCACTTGATAATGACAG GCAGTGCAGCATTGAGAACTGTCGTGCACGTTTTAAAGGATGTTTGTTAGGGATGCTGGGTTTTACTGTGCCCCTGCTGCTTCTTGCTGTCCTGGTGCTTGGCAGCCTCTCCAGAGAAGTACTGGAGCTCATGCTGGGTCATAACGGCACTGAAGCACTCTCCCTATATGTG tCTCCTGCAGTGAAGGTGTTTGATTCTCTGACCGTGGAAGTGCAGCTGTACAGTTGTGCAGGACTGGTGCTGTTGTCCTTCATCTTCCTCGTCCTTGCTCGCTTCTCTTTCAG gaCTAAGCCCTCACTGTCTGGAAAGCAAAAGAGACAACTTCAAGAAAAACTGGAGTATGTCCAGGAGGTGGTCAAGACCAGAaag aAAAATCTCTATGAAGAGTACCTGCGTCAGAGTGTGGGTGACCAGGACATGAACTGA
- the LOC127451470 gene encoding sarcalumenin-like isoform X2 produces MVARELNAGWYFNYALHFKARGLMAIAQSVGVTLLPPRKKITVMLMGNHSAGKSTFINWYVEEHIQRTGVAIETQGFSFVTSGRKRESLTGNATLHLYPHFKPLQDFKGVSEYLSTEVCTSRQKRFSLVTFVDSPGLVDGDMKYPFDVDQAILWLGELCDLILVFFDPMGQALCKRTLNIVEKLNDKQGDRLHFYLSKADEAGGESDRQRVMMQIVQELCKRPGLNKCGFDMPTIYVPNPNKPSRCVNQIEEVCRTIEKTINQTVQNTLNSLEKDCNLITEAITDALDNDRQCSIENCRARFKGCLLGMLGFTVPLLLLAVLVLGSLSREVLELMLGHNGTEALSLYVSPAVKVFDSLTVEVQLYSCAGLVLLSFIFLVLARFSFRTKPSLSGKQKRQLQEKLEYVQEVVKTRKKNLYEEYLRQSVGDQDMN; encoded by the exons GACTGATGGCAATAGCCCAGTCTGTTGGGGTAACCCTGCTGCCTCCACGTAAAAAGATAACTGTGATGTTGATGGGGAATCACTCGGCTGGAAAAAGCACCTTTATCAACTG GTATGTGGAGGAGCATATCCAAAGGACAGGGGTTGCTATAGAGACACAGGGTTTCAGCTTTGTTACAAGCGGGCGAAAAAGAGAATCGCTCACG GGAAACGCAACGCTACATCTATATCCCCACTTCAAACCACTACAGGACTTTAAAG GAGTGTCGGAATACCTTAGCACTGAAGTTTGTACTTCACGACAGAAACGTTTTAGCTTGGTGACTTTTGTTGACAGTCCTGGACTGGTGGATGGAGATATGAAGTACCCCTTTGATGTGGACCAAGCCATCCTCTGGCTTG GTGAGCTGTGTGACCTGATCCTGGTCTTTTTTGACCCGATGGGACAGGCTTTATGTAAGCGCACGCTCAACATTGTGGAGAAACTGAATGACAAGCAAGGAGATCGCCTTCATTTCTATCTCAGCAAAGCTGATGAGGCTGGAGGGGAGTCTGACCGACAG AGAGTTATGATGCAGATCGTGCAGGAGCTTTGCAAGCGTCCTGGACTTAACAAGTGTGGCTTTGACATGCCCACCATCTACGTTCCCAACCCAAATAAG CCCAGCCGATGTGTCAATCAAATTGAAGAGGTGTGTCGGACCATAGAGAAGACCATTAACCAGACTGTACAGAACACGCTAAACTCACTGGAGAAGGATTGTAACCTCATCACTGAGGCCATCACTGATGCACTTGATAATGACAG GCAGTGCAGCATTGAGAACTGTCGTGCACGTTTTAAAGGATGTTTGTTAGGGATGCTGGGTTTTACTGTGCCCCTGCTGCTTCTTGCTGTCCTGGTGCTTGGCAGCCTCTCCAGAGAAGTACTGGAGCTCATGCTGGGTCATAACGGCACTGAAGCACTCTCCCTATATGTG tCTCCTGCAGTGAAGGTGTTTGATTCTCTGACCGTGGAAGTGCAGCTGTACAGTTGTGCAGGACTGGTGCTGTTGTCCTTCATCTTCCTCGTCCTTGCTCGCTTCTCTTTCAG gaCTAAGCCCTCACTGTCTGGAAAGCAAAAGAGACAACTTCAAGAAAAACTGGAGTATGTCCAGGAGGTGGTCAAGACCAGAaag aAAAATCTCTATGAAGAGTACCTGCGTCAGAGTGTGGGTGACCAGGACATGAACTGA